The following coding sequences are from one Streptococcus sp. NPS 308 window:
- a CDS encoding DEAD/DEAH box helicase encodes MAKLIPGKLRMEGVTLYETGKIEIIKEKGNRLYTRVAGEDLRYSLEDDLVFCACDFFQKRGYCIHLAALEHYLKNDEEGQVILQTLEKGHEEQEEVETKVSFGGSFLERVQPQKREETYTLSALGQVEAGTNRLLWTLRIGLLESQKYYVIRDIPLFLKVLAQSKSYMIGKHYENNLFWEVFNESSQEVLTFLRGLIEEGLSQELFFPNQGRHLFIPLTFFEQGVGLLMNLEDFHFDHQLDSYENLLFHDLDPDAGLFSFSVQEYPDYFEMEIAESERVNVFYGGAVLFRKGNVYLLTPKQMSLLKEINELPQETKGRKCLQFDTGDRDRLASCLPLFGQLGTVSAPERLQIRPFSPIFYFDKEKDGRIRLDIEFDYGDIKVTSRQQLEELPFASDAALESQIFQVSLGAGFEADFQSWRQALKPEVVYSFFHHTIPAFEKLGQVFLSDEINQLYSLQTPQVQIESKGGLLEIQFDFQGIGQEEINQALKALTSNQDFYISSSDQVFFFDEETKQIRQNLQELGVELKDGSFKARKSLAYSLSQIFEGRDRIAFSEEFQHLAHDLTHPEDFPLGAVQVQASLRDYQEKGVRWLQMLHHYGFGGILADDMGLGKTLQTIAFLTSQVTEDSRVLILAPSGLIYNWADEFRRFAPQLDLAVVHGLKANREVILSQNHQIYVTSYASFRQDSDLYQEMSFDFLFLDEAQVMKNAHTKIAQSLRQFVVPAVFALSGTPIENHLGELWSIFQIVLPGLLPNKKEFMKLPAEQVAQFIKPFVMRRKKEEVLTELPDLIEVVYKNELEDQQKAIYLAQLQQMRERLAQVTDQEFQRSRVEILSGLMRLRQICDTPALFMDDYHGASGKLDSLRDLLLQVADGGHRVLIFSQFKGMLEKIEQELPDLGLTSFKITGSTPAQDRQEMTKAFNQGERDTFLISLKAGGVGLNLTGADTVILVDLWWNPAVEAQAIGRAHRMGQEQKVEVYRLITKGTIEEKIQELQEQKKHLVSQVLDGTESRASLSLAEIREILGISEANT; translated from the coding sequence AAGGGAATCGCCTCTATACACGTGTAGCTGGAGAAGATTTGCGCTACAGTTTAGAGGATGATCTTGTTTTTTGCGCTTGCGATTTTTTCCAAAAAAGAGGTTACTGTATTCACCTAGCAGCGCTCGAGCATTATCTGAAAAATGATGAAGAAGGTCAGGTGATTTTACAAACCTTAGAAAAAGGACATGAAGAGCAAGAAGAAGTTGAAACCAAGGTTAGTTTTGGTGGTAGTTTTTTGGAGCGTGTTCAACCTCAAAAACGAGAAGAGACATACACTTTGTCGGCTCTAGGCCAGGTGGAAGCTGGAACCAATCGCCTCCTTTGGACTCTTCGAATCGGTTTGCTTGAGAGTCAAAAATATTATGTCATCCGTGATATTCCACTCTTTTTGAAGGTCTTGGCCCAAAGCAAATCTTACATGATCGGGAAACACTATGAGAATAACTTGTTTTGGGAGGTTTTTAACGAATCGAGTCAAGAAGTTCTTACTTTTTTACGGGGCTTGATTGAGGAGGGGCTCAGTCAGGAACTCTTTTTCCCAAATCAAGGTCGTCATCTCTTTATTCCTCTGACCTTTTTTGAGCAGGGTGTGGGGTTATTGATGAACTTGGAAGATTTTCATTTTGACCACCAGCTTGATAGCTATGAGAATCTCCTCTTTCATGATTTAGATCCTGATGCAGGACTTTTCTCTTTTTCCGTGCAGGAGTACCCTGATTATTTTGAGATGGAAATCGCTGAAAGTGAGCGGGTCAATGTATTCTATGGAGGGGCGGTTCTCTTTCGTAAGGGCAATGTTTATCTCTTAACCCCTAAACAAATGAGTCTTTTAAAAGAAATCAATGAACTTCCTCAGGAAACAAAAGGGAGAAAATGCCTCCAGTTTGATACTGGAGATCGGGATCGATTGGCTTCCTGTCTTCCTTTGTTTGGACAGCTGGGCACAGTTTCTGCTCCTGAGCGCTTGCAAATCAGACCCTTTTCACCGATCTTTTACTTTGACAAGGAGAAGGATGGTCGTATCCGCTTGGATATCGAGTTTGATTATGGAGATATTAAGGTGACTAGTCGTCAACAGCTGGAAGAATTACCTTTCGCTAGCGATGCTGCCCTAGAAAGCCAGATATTTCAAGTTAGTTTAGGGGCTGGTTTTGAGGCTGATTTTCAGTCTTGGAGACAGGCTTTGAAGCCTGAGGTAGTTTACTCTTTCTTTCACCATACGATTCCTGCTTTTGAGAAGTTGGGTCAAGTTTTCTTGTCTGATGAGATAAATCAGCTCTACAGCCTTCAAACTCCTCAGGTTCAGATTGAGTCCAAAGGAGGACTGCTGGAAATTCAGTTTGACTTCCAAGGGATTGGGCAAGAAGAGATTAATCAAGCTCTTAAAGCCTTAACCAGCAATCAGGATTTCTATATCAGTTCTTCTGATCAAGTATTCTTTTTTGATGAGGAAACCAAGCAGATTCGTCAGAATTTGCAGGAACTGGGTGTTGAACTAAAAGATGGCTCTTTCAAAGCTAGGAAATCTTTAGCTTATAGTCTTTCTCAAATTTTTGAAGGTCGCGATCGGATAGCATTTTCGGAGGAATTTCAGCATTTGGCCCATGATTTGACCCATCCTGAGGACTTTCCTTTAGGAGCGGTACAGGTTCAAGCGAGTTTGAGAGACTATCAAGAAAAGGGTGTGCGTTGGCTCCAGATGCTCCATCATTACGGTTTTGGAGGCATCTTGGCAGACGATATGGGACTGGGTAAAACACTGCAGACCATTGCTTTTTTGACAAGTCAGGTTACAGAAGATAGTCGTGTCTTGATTTTGGCGCCGTCAGGTTTGATCTACAACTGGGCAGATGAATTCAGAAGATTTGCACCGCAGTTGGATTTGGCTGTTGTTCATGGTTTGAAAGCGAATAGAGAAGTGATTCTTTCTCAAAATCATCAAATCTATGTGACAAGTTATGCGAGCTTTCGTCAAGACAGTGACCTCTATCAAGAGATGTCCTTTGATTTTCTCTTTTTAGATGAGGCTCAGGTCATGAAAAATGCTCACACCAAGATTGCTCAGAGTTTGCGCCAGTTTGTGGTGCCAGCAGTCTTTGCCTTGTCAGGTACGCCCATAGAAAACCATCTAGGAGAGTTGTGGTCTATCTTTCAAATTGTGCTACCTGGGCTTTTACCGAACAAGAAAGAGTTTATGAAATTACCAGCTGAGCAGGTGGCGCAGTTTATCAAGCCCTTTGTCATGAGACGTAAGAAAGAAGAAGTTCTTACAGAACTGCCTGATCTGATCGAAGTCGTCTATAAAAATGAACTGGAAGACCAGCAGAAGGCCATCTATTTGGCCCAGTTGCAACAGATGCGAGAGCGTCTAGCGCAAGTGACAGATCAAGAATTCCAAAGAAGTAGGGTAGAAATCTTATCTGGCCTCATGCGATTGCGCCAGATCTGCGATACGCCAGCTCTCTTTATGGACGATTACCATGGCGCCAGCGGGAAACTCGATAGTCTCCGAGATTTATTGCTACAAGTGGCTGATGGTGGCCATCGGGTCTTGATTTTCTCACAATTCAAAGGAATGTTGGAAAAAATCGAGCAAGAACTTCCAGACTTGGGTTTGACTTCTTTCAAAATCACAGGCTCAACTCCTGCTCAAGACAGACAAGAGATGACCAAGGCCTTTAATCAGGGAGAAAGAGACACCTTTCTCATCTCTCTGAAGGCAGGAGGTGTCGGTCTTAATTTAACGGGAGCTGATACCGTCATCCTAGTTGACCTTTGGTGGAATCCTGCGGTTGAAGCCCAAGCTATCGGACGTGCTCATCGTATGGGACAGGAGCAGAAGGTAGAGGTCTATCGTTTGATTACTAAGGGAACCATTGAAGAAAAAATCCAGGAACTTCAAGAACAGAAAAAACATTTGGTTTCCCAAGTTTTAGATGGTACGGAGTCACGTGCGAGTCTCAGTCTGGCAGAAATTCGTGAAATTTTGGGAATTTCTGAAGCCAACACTTGA
- a CDS encoding cystathionine gamma-synthase, with protein sequence MKQDRFPLVSDDEIMLTEMPVMDLYDESDFISNIKGDYRDKNYLEWSPIVEEASVVAPVVSKKPEPAPEVKKVEKTYAELAREEARADLKKKRSAKYLTQDVSHTRRHSSSTHARHGSQPTAPFQKENPGEFAKFSKNLSQSHYILAEEAGQVATPTFENQSGKAKKNNYDFLKKSQIYNKKNKQSEQERQVAQELNLTRITE encoded by the coding sequence ATGAAACAAGATCGATTTCCATTGGTGTCAGATGACGAAATCATGCTGACCGAAATGCCAGTCATGGACTTGTATGATGAGTCAGACTTTATTAGCAATATCAAAGGTGATTACCGAGATAAAAACTATTTAGAATGGTCTCCTATTGTTGAGGAAGCTAGTGTAGTTGCTCCTGTGGTAAGCAAAAAGCCAGAACCAGCTCCAGAAGTAAAAAAAGTTGAAAAGACTTATGCAGAGTTGGCTCGAGAAGAGGCGCGTGCGGATCTAAAAAAGAAACGTTCAGCCAAGTATTTGACCCAAGACGTTAGTCATACTAGACGTCATTCTTCTTCAACTCATGCTCGTCATGGAAGCCAACCAACAGCACCATTTCAAAAGGAAAATCCAGGTGAGTTTGCTAAATTTAGCAAAAACTTGAGTCAGTCCCACTATATTCTAGCTGAAGAAGCTGGACAAGTAGCGACTCCGACTTTTGAAAATCAATCTGGTAAAGCTAAAAAGAACAACTATGATTTTCTGAAGAAGAGCCAGATTTATAATAAAAAGAATAAGCAATCAGAACAGGAACGTCAGGTTGCCCAAGAGTTGAACCTGACAAGAATCACGGAATAA
- the murC gene encoding UDP-N-acetylmuramate--L-alanine ligase, with protein MSKTYHFIGIKGSGMSALALMLHQMGHKVQGSDVEKYYFTQRGLEQAGITILPFDEKNLQGDLEIIAGNAFRPDNNVEVAYADQNGLSYKRYHEFLGSFMRDFVSMGVAGAHGKTSTTGMLSHVLSHITDTSFLIGDGTGRGSENAKYFVFESDEYERHFMPYHPEYSIITNIDFDHPDYFTSLEDVFNAFNDYAKQITKGLFIYGEDAELRKITANAPIYYYGFEAEGNDFVASDLLRSTTGSTFTVHFRGQELGQFHIPTFGRHNIMNATAVIGLLYTAGFDLNLVREHLKTFAGVKRRFTEKIVNDTVIIDDFAHHPTEIIATLDAARQKYPSKEIVAIFQPHTFTRTIALLDDFAQALNQADAVYLAQIYGSAREVDNGDVKVEDLASKITKKNQVITVENVSPLLDHDNAVYVFMGAGDIQTYEYSFERLLSNLTSNVQ; from the coding sequence ATGTCAAAGACATATCATTTTATTGGAATTAAAGGATCAGGGATGAGTGCCTTGGCCTTGATGTTGCACCAAATGGGGCATAAGGTTCAAGGGTCAGATGTTGAAAAGTACTACTTTACACAACGTGGTTTGGAGCAAGCAGGAATTACCATTCTTCCGTTTGATGAAAAGAATCTGCAAGGTGATCTAGAAATTATCGCCGGGAATGCCTTTCGTCCAGATAATAATGTTGAAGTTGCCTACGCTGATCAAAATGGCCTCAGCTACAAACGTTACCATGAATTTCTAGGGAGCTTTATGCGTGACTTTGTCAGCATGGGAGTTGCTGGAGCACATGGGAAAACCTCAACAACTGGTATGTTGTCTCATGTTTTGTCTCACATCACAGATACAAGTTTCTTGATTGGGGACGGGACAGGTCGTGGTTCAGAAAATGCTAAATATTTTGTCTTCGAATCAGACGAATACGAGCGCCATTTCATGCCTTACCACCCAGAATATTCTATCATCACCAACATTGACTTTGACCATCCAGACTACTTCACAAGTCTAGAGGATGTTTTCAATGCCTTTAACGACTATGCTAAACAAATCACGAAAGGTTTGTTCATCTACGGTGAGGATGCTGAGTTGCGTAAGATTACAGCCAATGCTCCAATCTATTACTATGGTTTTGAAGCTGAGGGCAATGACTTTGTAGCTAGCGATCTCCTTCGTTCAACAACTGGTTCGACCTTCACTGTTCATTTCCGTGGACAAGAGCTGGGGCAATTCCACATTCCAACCTTTGGCCGTCACAATATCATGAACGCGACAGCTGTAATTGGTTTGCTTTACACAGCAGGATTTGATTTGAACTTGGTTCGTGAACACTTGAAAACTTTTGCGGGTGTTAAGCGCCGTTTCACTGAGAAAATCGTTAATGATACGGTAATCATCGATGACTTTGCCCACCATCCAACAGAAATCATCGCGACCTTGGATGCGGCTCGCCAGAAATACCCAAGCAAGGAAATCGTGGCAATCTTCCAACCGCACACCTTCACTCGAACTATTGCCTTGTTAGATGATTTTGCACAAGCCTTGAATCAGGCAGATGCCGTTTACCTAGCTCAAATCTATGGATCTGCTCGTGAAGTGGACAATGGGGATGTCAAGGTAGAAGACCTAGCAAGCAAGATCACTAAGAAAAACCAAGTTATCACCGTTGAAAATGTATCGCCACTCCTTGACCATGATAATGCTGTTTACGTCTTTATGGGAGCAGGAGACATCCAAACCTATGAGTACTCATTTGAACGTCTCTTGTCAAACTTGACAAGCAACGTCCAATAG
- a CDS encoding GNAT family N-acetyltransferase — protein MEIPITIRQATLSDLDEILAIEEAKFSAEEAVSRQSLEECIRKSAGTFLVARDENQLVGYVLGAEVSETHTQALLNLEIKRLAIHPDHWRQGLGTLLLAALKQVTVELDYQGILLQSPDELLSYFEMNGFVEEEVTGIQYDSGSEWYMTWVNPFYQEEV, from the coding sequence ATGGAAATTCCAATTACTATAAGGCAAGCCACCTTATCAGATCTAGATGAAATTTTGGCGATTGAAGAAGCTAAATTTTCAGCAGAAGAGGCAGTGAGTCGACAATCCTTAGAAGAGTGTATCCGCAAGTCTGCGGGTACCTTTCTTGTAGCTAGGGATGAAAATCAGCTGGTGGGCTATGTTCTTGGGGCTGAAGTGTCAGAAACACACACTCAAGCACTCCTAAACCTTGAAATCAAGCGTTTAGCCATTCATCCTGACCATTGGAGACAGGGACTGGGAACTCTTCTTCTTGCAGCCTTGAAACAGGTGACAGTCGAACTAGATTATCAAGGTATTCTTTTGCAGAGTCCTGATGAACTACTATCTTATTTTGAAATGAATGGCTTTGTTGAAGAAGAAGTGACAGGGATTCAATATGACAGTGGTTCTGAATGGTATATGACTTGGGTCAATCCTTTTTATCAGGAGGAAGTATGA
- a CDS encoding GNAT family N-acetyltransferase — protein MKIRQARFSDLDRILEIELENFSLEEAIPRSIFEAHLREIQTSFLVAEKEGRVLGYIEGPVVPHRHLQDLSFTEEIADHSHKSGGYISVTCLSIAKEAQALGVGKRLLTALKEVALEHEREGINLTCHDYLIPYYEKHGFVNEGLSQSSFAGETWYDMVWQPENKEN, from the coding sequence ATGAAAATCAGACAAGCAAGATTTTCGGATTTGGACCGAATTTTAGAGATAGAGCTAGAGAATTTCTCCCTTGAAGAAGCCATTCCTCGTTCGATCTTTGAGGCGCATTTACGTGAAATTCAGACCAGCTTTCTCGTCGCTGAAAAAGAAGGACGTGTCCTTGGCTACATTGAGGGTCCAGTCGTTCCACACCGTCACCTTCAAGATTTGTCCTTTACAGAAGAAATAGCGGACCACAGTCACAAATCTGGAGGTTATATCTCTGTTACCTGTCTATCCATTGCTAAAGAAGCACAAGCTTTGGGAGTCGGTAAGAGATTGCTGACGGCCCTAAAAGAAGTGGCTTTAGAGCATGAAAGGGAAGGTATCAACCTGACCTGCCATGACTACTTGATTCCCTATTATGAAAAACACGGCTTTGTTAATGAAGGATTATCCCAGTCAAGCTTTGCTGGGGAAACATGGTATGATATGGTTTGGCAGCCAGAAAATAAAGAAAACTAG
- the mltG gene encoding endolytic transglycosylase MltG, whose protein sequence is MTEKQRDTEKLSFKEQILRDLERVKEQDRREREVEIPNVKTSSTQPSSATPSDLEPETSTEELMADSLSVVDKILKNAPSVPPLSSARTDETDDQEEKEIRQPIIDKIEVVESEEPLVEPIHLAEEPVVEPVQPKVEPVELKPEEKEFNDTPTKVAVTYKTEDKKEEITPGMPERVEPVSTESSSGLADAPRRSRRQGATSTKKKKKSKAKGCLVTVLVFLVLVVVGGYFGYGYVQDSLKPVDASSKDYVTVQIPDGANVQEIGSTLEKSGLVKHGLIFSLYAKYYSHANLKSGYYNLKKSMSTDELIQELEKGGTPEAQAPVLANLTIPEGYTLEQIAQTVGQLQGEFKEPLTADAFLAKAQDETFISQLVAKYPNLLGSLPTKDSGVRYRLEGYLFPATYTIKDSTTVESLIDEMVAAMDKAMSPYYATIKEKNLTVNELLSIASLVEKEGAKTEDRKKIAGVFYNRLNVGMPLQSNIAILYAEGKLGQKISLADDATIDTNIDSPYNVYTHLGLMPGPVDSPSLDAIEASVNQTKSDYLYFVANVEDGKVYFATTKEEHDQNVAEHINSKLPQSSSSN, encoded by the coding sequence TTGACTGAAAAACAAAGAGATACAGAAAAATTAAGTTTTAAAGAGCAGATTCTACGTGACTTAGAGAGAGTGAAAGAACAAGATAGAAGAGAGAGAGAAGTTGAAATTCCAAATGTGAAAACTTCATCAACTCAGCCAAGTTCAGCAACTCCTTCAGATCTTGAACCAGAAACATCAACAGAAGAGTTGATGGCTGATTCCCTGTCTGTTGTCGATAAAATTCTAAAGAATGCACCAAGTGTTCCTCCACTTTCAAGTGCTAGAACTGATGAAACGGATGACCAAGAAGAGAAAGAGATTAGACAGCCAATCATTGATAAGATTGAAGTTGTAGAATCTGAAGAACCTCTAGTAGAGCCGATTCATCTGGCTGAAGAACCTGTAGTGGAACCTGTTCAACCTAAGGTTGAACCAGTTGAGCTTAAACCCGAAGAAAAAGAATTTAACGATACTCCAACCAAGGTAGCCGTAACCTATAAAACAGAAGACAAGAAAGAGGAAATCACCCCAGGAATGCCTGAAAGAGTTGAGCCTGTTTCTACAGAATCTAGCAGTGGATTAGCTGATGCTCCACGTCGTAGTCGTCGTCAAGGTGCAACATCAACTAAGAAAAAGAAAAAATCAAAAGCTAAAGGTTGCCTAGTAACAGTTCTAGTCTTCCTAGTACTCGTTGTAGTTGGCGGTTACTTTGGTTATGGTTATGTTCAAGATTCTTTGAAACCTGTGGATGCGAGCTCTAAGGACTACGTAACGGTTCAAATCCCAGACGGAGCCAATGTTCAAGAAATTGGAAGCACCTTGGAAAAATCTGGATTGGTTAAACATGGACTTATCTTTAGTCTTTATGCTAAATACTATAGCCATGCTAACTTGAAGTCAGGTTATTACAACTTGAAGAAGAGTATGAGTACGGATGAGTTGATTCAAGAATTGGAAAAAGGTGGGACTCCTGAAGCTCAGGCGCCTGTTCTTGCAAACTTGACCATTCCAGAAGGTTATACACTAGAGCAAATCGCTCAAACAGTAGGACAACTTCAAGGTGAATTTAAAGAACCTCTTACTGCGGATGCTTTCTTGGCAAAAGCTCAAGATGAGACCTTTATTTCCCAATTAGTAGCTAAGTATCCAAACCTACTTGGAAGCCTCCCAACAAAAGACAGTGGCGTTCGCTATCGTCTTGAAGGCTACCTTTTCCCAGCAACCTACACTATCAAAGACAGCACAACTGTTGAAAGCTTGATTGATGAGATGGTTGCTGCTATGGACAAGGCCATGTCACCATACTACGCAACGATTAAAGAAAAGAATCTGACAGTTAATGAATTGCTCAGCATTGCTTCTCTTGTCGAAAAAGAAGGTGCTAAGACCGAAGACCGCAAGAAAATCGCAGGTGTCTTCTATAACCGTTTGAATGTCGGCATGCCACTTCAAAGCAACATTGCTATCCTGTATGCTGAAGGCAAACTTGGTCAAAAGATTAGTTTAGCTGATGACGCTACAATTGATACAAATATCGACTCACCATACAATGTCTATACGCATCTTGGCCTCATGCCTGGACCAGTTGATAGTCCAAGTCTGGATGCTATTGAAGCAAGTGTAAATCAGACAAAGAGTGACTACTTGTACTTTGTAGCCAATGTTGAAGACGGTAAAGTATACTTTGCGACAACAAAAGAAGAACATGATCAAAATGTTGCAGAGCATATCAATAGCAAATTACCCCAATCAAGTAGTTCAAACTAA
- the greA gene encoding transcription elongation factor GreA, whose translation MAEKTYPMTLEEKEKLEKELEELKLVRRPEVVERIKIARSYGDLSENSEYEAAKDEQAFVEGQISSLETKIRYAEIVNSDAVALDEVAIGKTVTIQEIGEDDEEVYIIVGSAGADAFAGKVSNESPIGQALIGKKTGDTATIETPVGSYQVKILKVEKTA comes from the coding sequence ATGGCAGAAAAAACTTATCCAATGACCCTTGAAGAAAAGGAAAAACTTGAAAAAGAATTAGAAGAATTGAAACTCGTTCGTCGTCCCGAAGTTGTAGAGCGTATCAAAATCGCTCGTTCATACGGAGACCTTTCAGAAAACAGTGAATATGAAGCAGCAAAAGATGAACAAGCCTTTGTTGAAGGACAAATCTCTAGTCTGGAAACAAAGATTCGCTATGCTGAAATCGTCAACAGCGATGCAGTTGCACTGGATGAAGTTGCGATTGGTAAGACTGTAACTATCCAAGAAATTGGAGAAGATGACGAAGAAGTTTACATCATCGTTGGTTCTGCGGGTGCAGATGCTTTTGCTGGTAAAGTATCAAATGAGAGTCCGATTGGACAAGCCTTGATTGGTAAAAAGACTGGAGATACAGCAACCATCGAGACACCAGTTGGCAGCTATCAAGTAAAAATCTTGAAGGTTGAAAAAACAGCTTAA
- a CDS encoding amino acid permease gives MSEYKKKNKMERGLTNRHVQVMAIAGTIGTGLFLGAGRSISLTGPSIILIYMITGAFMFLMMRAVGEMLYQDPEQHTFINFITRHLGKGWGYFSVWSYWLSVVFIGMAEITAISDYVRFWFPTWPSWMVQLVFLTILALVNLIAVKLFGEVEFWFAMVKIVAILSMIATGVFMVLTGFKTPHGVASLANISDQFSLFPNGVMNFVMAFQMVFFAYLMIEFIGVTTSETKNPRQVLPKAVKEIPLRIIFFYGGALIAIMAIIPWSYLNSSDSPFVTVFELAGIKWAAALINFVVLTSAASALNSTLYSTGRHLYQIAHDSPNRFLKAIKVDTLSRHNVPQNAIIASAILIALAAFINVLPGVSDAFALITASSSGVYIAIYILIMMAHLKYRKSQDFMADGYLMPQYRLLNPLTILFFVFVFVTLFLQESTFLGAVGSAIWILVFGIYSQWKFRK, from the coding sequence ATGAGTGAATACAAGAAGAAAAATAAAATGGAGCGTGGATTAACCAATCGCCATGTTCAGGTGATGGCCATTGCGGGAACAATCGGAACAGGACTTTTCCTAGGTGCTGGTCGCTCTATCAGCCTTACAGGACCTTCGATCATCCTGATTTATATGATTACAGGAGCTTTTATGTTTTTGATGATGAGAGCTGTTGGGGAGATGCTGTATCAGGATCCAGAACAGCATACCTTTATCAACTTTATCACCCGTCATTTGGGGAAAGGCTGGGGATATTTTTCAGTTTGGTCTTATTGGTTGTCTGTTGTCTTTATCGGTATGGCAGAAATCACTGCCATCTCAGACTATGTCCGCTTCTGGTTCCCTACCTGGCCTAGCTGGATGGTTCAGCTTGTCTTTTTAACGATTTTGGCTTTGGTCAACTTGATTGCGGTTAAGCTCTTTGGAGAAGTCGAGTTTTGGTTTGCTATGGTCAAGATTGTGGCGATTTTATCCATGATTGCCACTGGGGTCTTTATGGTTTTGACGGGCTTTAAGACACCGCATGGTGTTGCAAGTTTGGCAAATATCAGTGACCAGTTCTCTCTTTTTCCAAACGGAGTTATGAACTTTGTCATGGCTTTTCAAATGGTATTTTTTGCCTATCTGATGATTGAGTTTATCGGGGTGACAACTTCTGAAACAAAGAACCCTCGTCAGGTCTTGCCCAAAGCTGTTAAGGAAATTCCTCTCAGAATTATCTTCTTCTATGGGGGAGCTCTTATTGCGATTATGGCCATTATTCCTTGGTCTTATCTTAATTCTTCAGATTCTCCATTTGTAACGGTTTTTGAACTGGCGGGAATCAAGTGGGCAGCAGCTCTAATCAACTTTGTTGTCTTGACCTCAGCGGCGTCTGCTCTTAACTCAACTCTCTACTCAACAGGGAGACACTTATATCAGATTGCCCATGATTCGCCCAATCGTTTCTTAAAGGCCATCAAGGTCGATACCCTTTCTCGCCACAATGTTCCACAAAATGCCATCATCGCCTCAGCAATCTTGATTGCTCTCGCTGCCTTTATCAATGTGCTACCAGGTGTTTCAGATGCCTTTGCTTTGATTACGGCATCTTCATCAGGTGTTTACATCGCGATTTATATCTTGATTATGATGGCCCATCTAAAATACCGCAAGTCACAAGATTTCATGGCTGATGGCTACCTCATGCCTCAGTATCGCTTGCTTAATCCCCTAACCATCCTCTTTTTTGTCTTTGTTTTTGTGACTCTCTTTTTGCAAGAGTCGACTTTCTTGGGGGCAGTTGGTTCTGCTATCTGGATCCTTGTTTTTGGGATTTATAGTCAGTGGAAATTTAGAAAATAA
- a CDS encoding GNAT family N-acetyltransferase produces the protein MYLRLENIESEKAREIANQIRAYNRSKREEAESEPLNLYLEDEKGNLMAGLVAETFGNWLEIEYLFVKEELRGQGIGSKLLQQAENEAKNRNCRFAFVNTYQFQAPDFYLSHGYKEVFTLQDYPYTGQRYYYQKDL, from the coding sequence ATGTACCTTAGATTGGAGAATATAGAGTCCGAGAAAGCGAGAGAAATCGCGAATCAAATTCGTGCTTATAATCGTTCAAAAAGAGAAGAGGCTGAGAGCGAACCACTGAATCTTTATCTCGAAGACGAAAAGGGCAATCTCATGGCGGGCTTAGTAGCTGAGACTTTCGGAAATTGGCTGGAAATCGAATATTTGTTTGTGAAAGAGGAGCTACGAGGACAAGGAATTGGTTCGAAACTACTGCAACAAGCAGAAAATGAAGCTAAGAATCGAAATTGTCGTTTTGCTTTTGTCAACACTTACCAGTTTCAAGCACCAGATTTTTATCTAAGTCATGGCTACAAGGAAGTCTTTACCTTGCAAGACTATCCCTATACAGGACAAAGATACTATTACCAAAAGGATTTGTGA
- a CDS encoding helix-turn-helix transcriptional regulator translates to MAKNLKLKLARVELDMTQGDLAEAVGVTRQTIGLIEAGKYNPSLSLCQSICRCLGKTLDQLFWEEEDEK, encoded by the coding sequence GTGGCTAAAAATTTAAAGTTAAAACTAGCTCGTGTGGAGCTTGATATGACACAGGGTGATTTGGCAGAGGCTGTGGGTGTTACTAGGCAGACTATAGGCTTGATTGAAGCTGGGAAATACAATCCTAGTCTCTCCCTTTGCCAGTCTATTTGCAGATGCTTAGGCAAAACTTTAGATCAATTATTTTGGGAGGAAGAAGATGAAAAATAG
- a CDS encoding DUF6773 family protein encodes MKNRKKLVIKDERTEKLDGNISGEILLGICLFLALEIFAKVYIFNLTLLSYLPELLLLIGVGLYAIIRRMYVGIDIRDIVENTGKERILSALVFSIVILLIDIVGNREELVNLLTWKYSLKVVLAVIIYLVGSFSMDRVILYLNRRNQQVWEEEDEK; translated from the coding sequence ATGAAAAATAGAAAGAAACTTGTGATTAAAGATGAACGTACGGAAAAATTGGACGGAAACATTTCAGGAGAAATTCTCTTGGGAATTTGCCTATTTTTGGCACTGGAAATTTTTGCCAAAGTTTATATTTTCAATTTAACACTTTTGTCCTATTTACCAGAATTACTTTTATTGATTGGAGTCGGTTTGTATGCCATTATTCGCCGCATGTATGTTGGAATTGACATTCGAGATATTGTTGAGAATACTGGAAAAGAAAGAATTTTATCTGCTTTGGTATTCTCTATAGTGATTTTATTGATTGATATCGTTGGCAATCGCGAGGAACTGGTCAATCTATTGACTTGGAAGTACTCCCTAAAAGTTGTTCTAGCAGTTATCATCTATCTCGTTGGGAGTTTTTCTATGGATAGAGTTATCCTATACTTGAATCGCAGAAATCAGCAAGTTTGGGAGGAAGAAGATGAAAAATAG